A stretch of the Bacteroidia bacterium genome encodes the following:
- the recO gene encoding DNA repair protein RecO yields the protein MLYTTPGIVLQTIDYSENSIIAKIYTLQFGLSSFMINRVRSKKDKKKSFLQALAQVELVCDYKEKNNLQKIVEIRNAKPFQTIPFDVMKMSIALFMNEIIYRSIHEEEPNENLFFFLAHSIETLDRTIENSSNFHLLFMIQFSKYLGFYPQGNYTSENYFFDLKEGSFTGIKPRHENFILSPLAEALGAFLSLKINEFHTVKMSNETRRKLLEKIILYFRLHLDSMREIKSHHVLEQIME from the coding sequence ATGCTCTATACCACGCCAGGCATCGTTTTACAAACGATTGATTATTCTGAAAACAGTATTATCGCAAAAATATATACCCTCCAATTCGGACTTTCTTCCTTCATGATTAATAGAGTACGATCCAAAAAAGACAAGAAAAAATCTTTTTTGCAAGCACTTGCTCAGGTAGAATTGGTGTGTGATTACAAGGAAAAAAACAATCTTCAAAAAATTGTCGAAATCCGTAATGCAAAGCCTTTCCAAACCATTCCCTTTGATGTAATGAAAATGTCCATCGCTTTGTTTATGAATGAAATTATTTATCGTTCCATACACGAAGAAGAGCCAAATGAAAATTTATTTTTTTTTCTTGCTCATTCGATTGAAACCTTAGATCGGACTATTGAAAACAGCTCTAATTTTCATTTGCTTTTTATGATTCAATTTAGTAAATATTTGGGATTTTATCCGCAAGGAAATTATACTTCTGAAAATTATTTTTTCGACCTCAAAGAAGGCTCTTTTACAGGAATAAAACCTCGTCATGAAAATTTTATTTTGTCCCCATTAGCGGAAGCGCTTGGGGCTTTTTTAAGTTTAAAAATAAACGAATTTCATACGGTGAAAATGAGCAATGAAACGCGCCGAAAATTACTCGAAAAAATCATTTTGTATTTTCGCCTTCATTTAGATTCGATGCGAGAAATAAAATCGCATCACGTATTGGAGCAAATAATGGAGTAA